A single genomic interval of Oncorhynchus mykiss isolate Arlee chromosome 13, USDA_OmykA_1.1, whole genome shotgun sequence harbors:
- the LOC110485637 gene encoding volume-regulated anion channel subunit LRRC8C, translated as MIPVTEFRNFASSQNPEFRVLKPWWDVFSEYLCIAMLMIGVFGCTLQLTQEKISCLPSHFSSSTPEAIDCSHIRSHGENETWEHHTLVKPVSPIIREVYGRKNNLDIHQYIFVNHYCYERAVHWYGKYFPYLVVIHTLIFMVASSFWFKFPGTSSKIEIFVTILGKCFDSPWTTRALSEVSEERGEEKMVIWRKNTISKSMASAFAASPDSEPGAEEEMVGLLRQSSIKSNPEKKNPELQPADSLLDRKEGEQAKALFEKVKKFRTHVEEADLLYLMYVLQTSLKVFKFVLITCYSAALVPNIEIVVRCSVPPELTGFEIYCCNHTKAHLFSKLCYCYICFVGVYGLLCIYTLYWLFHRPLKEYSFEHVRLETGINDIPDVKNDFAFLLHLSDQYDALYSKRFAVFLSEVSESRLRQVNLNHEWPGKKLRGRLSRNADNRQELHLFMLPGLPDTVFDVPEVESLKLELLNNVTISSSVIQLGSLQELSLIHCPAKLQLAALTHLRENLKVLRLAFEGLEQVPMWMYTLQSLEELHLSGTLTHELSRSATLDSLRELKALRVLTLRSRLTKIPPSVGDVAVNLQRLCIYNEGLKLQAFSSLKKLTNLASLELIGCELERIPSAVFSLSSLQELDLKENKLTTVEEILSLQHCRRLVTLRLWHNGITYIPEHIAKLKSLETLNVSWNKLRKLPSRLFYCTKLRHLNLSHNQLTSLPAEVGILQSLQFFSAAFNSLEQLPEELFSCKRLKTLALGNNCLLSLSPRVANLAQLVRLELKGNRLDSLPPEIGDCPLLKTSNLVVEDNLLDLLPSDVRSRMKDS; from the exons ATGATACCAGTAACTGAGTTCCGGAACTTTGCCTCATCACAGAACCCCGAGTTCCGGGTTCTAAAGCCATGGTGGGATGTGTTCTCGGAATACCTATGTATCGCCATGCTCATGATCGGAGTGTTCGGATGCACCTTACAG CTCACCCAGGAGAAGATCTCCTGCCTTCCCAGCCATTTCTCCAGCTCAACTCCAGAGGCCATCGATTGCAGCCACATCCGCAGCCACGGCGAGAACGAGACATGGGAGCACCATACCTTAGTCAAGCCCGTCag cCCTATCATCCGGGAGGTGTACGGACGCAAGAACAACCTTGACATCCACCAGTACATCTTCGTCAACCATTACTGCTACGAACGAGCCGTGCACTGGTACGGCAAGTACTTCCCCTACCTGGTGGTAATCCACACATTGATCTTCATGGTGGCCAGCAGCTTCTGGTTCAAGTTCCCTGGGACGTCATCCAAGATCGAGATCTTTGTCACCATCCTGGGGAAGTGTTTCGACTCGCCATGGACCACCCGGGCGCTGAGTGAGGTGTCTGAGGAGCGTGGCGAGGAAAAGATGGTGATATGGAGGAAGAACACCATTTCGAAGTCGATGGCATCGGCGTTCGCTGCCTCGCCGGACAGTGAGCCAGGGGCGGAGGAGGAGATGGTGGGACTTCTCCGGCAGTCGTCCATCAAGTCAAATCCAGAGAAGAAGAACCCGGAACTACAGCCAGCGGATTCACTCTTGGACAGGAAGGAAGGGGAGCAGGCTAAAGCTCTGTTCGAGAAGGTGAAGAAGTTCAGAACTCATGTGGAGGAGGCGGATCTGCTCTATCTGATGTACGTTCTCCAGACCTCCCTCAAGGTCTTCAAGTTCGTCCTCATCACCTGTTACAGCGCTGCATTGGTCCCCAACATTGAGATTGTAGTTCGTTGCTCAGTTCCTCCGGAGCTGACCGGCTTCGAAATCTACTGCTGCAACCACACCAAAGCCCACCTCTTCTCCAAGCTGTGCTACTGTTACATCTGCTTTGTGGGAGTCTACGGACTTCTGTGCATCTACACCCTCTATTGGCTCTTCCATCGACCTCTTAAAGAGTACTCCTTTGAGCATGTTAGGCTGGAGACGGGTATCAACGACATCCCAGACGTCAAGAACGACTTTGCGTTCCTCCTCCATCTCAGCGACCAGTATGATGCGCTCTACTCCAAACGCTTCGCCGTCTTCCTCTCCGAGGTCAGCGAGAGCCGTCTTCGCCAGGTCAACCTCAACCACGAGTGGCCCGGCAAGAAGCTGCGGGGACGCCTCTCCCGGAACGCCGACAACCGTCAGGAACTCCATCTCTTCATGCTCCCGGGTCTCCCCGACACCGTCTTCGATGTCCCTGAAGTGGAATCTCTCAAACTGGAGCTGCTAAACAACGTGACTATTTCATCCAGTGTAATCCAGCTAGGTTCTCTCCAGGAGCTGTCCCTCATCCACTGCCCTGCCAAGCTCCAGCTGGCTGCCCTGACCCACCTCAGAGAGAACCTCAAGGTCCTCCGGCTAGCCTTTGAAGGACTGGAGCAGGTACCAATGTGGATGTACACACTTCAGAGTCTCGAAGAGCTCCACCTGAGTGGCACTTTGACCCACGAACTCTCCCGCAGTGCAACCTTAGACTCCCTGAGAGAACTCAAAGCTCTAAGAGTCCTGACGCTTCGCAGCCGCCTAACCAAGATCCCTCCGAGTGTTGGGGATGTGGCAGTCAACCTCCAGCGTCTCTGCATCTATAATGAGGGCCTCAAACTACAAGCCTTCAGCAGCCTAAAGAAGTTGACCAACCTGGCCTCTCTGGAGCTGATAGGATGTGAGCTGGAGCGCATCCCCAGCGCGGTCTTCAGCCTGTCAAGCCTGCAGGAACTGGACCTGAAGGAAAACAAGCTGACGACAGTAGAGGAGATCTTGAGTCTACAACATTGCCGGCGCCTGGTAACTCTTCGTCTCTGGCACAACGGCATCACCTACATCCCTGAGCACATTGCTAAGCTGAAGTCCTTAGAGACGCTGAACGTCAGTTGGAACAAGCTCCGGAAACTTCCGTCACGTCTCTTCTACTGCACCAAGCTCCGGCACTTGAACCTGTCCCACAACCAGCTTACGTCGCTACCAGCCGAGGTAGGGATACTCCAGAGTCTCCAGTTCTTCTCAGCAGCCTTTAACTCCCTGGAACAGCTGCCGGAGGAGCTGTTCTCCTGCAAGAGGCTCAAGACTCTGGCGTTGGGAAACAACTGCCTGCTCTCGCTTAGCCCCAGGGTGGCTAACTTGGCCCAGCTAGTGCGCCTGGAGCTCAAGGGGAACAGACTAGACTCTCTACCGCCGGAGATAGGGGACTGTCCCCTTTTGAAGACCAGTAATCTTGTGGTAGAGGACAACCTGCTGGATCTACTGCCGTCGGATGTACGGAGCAGGATGAAAGACAGTTGA